The following is a genomic window from Crossiella equi.
ACCGTCAGCGCGGTGGTCAGCAGGAGCAGCACCATCGGCATGCCGGGGTCGTCGGCGTTGATGACGACGGTGACGAAGAAGCCGACCAGGACCAGCCACACCGCGCTCAGCGCCCAGACGATGAGGTCCACCCAGATCATCGAGCCCTCGGTGAAGATCCGGTCCTTCTTCACCAGGGTCAGCAGCTTCCAGGTGGCCACCACCGTCGCCTCGGCGCACAGCAGGCAGAACACCGCGAGCGCGGTCAGCGGCCAGCGCAGGTACGCCTGTTCGGGCTGGGTTTCCGCCATGTGGGCGAACTGGCCCGGGAAGGACAGGGTCTGGAGGACCAGCAGGATCCCGAACAGGGCGACGAGGAACACCCTCAGCGGCAGGATGACGCGTTGTACCGTGAACATGCACCGAGTATCGATAGTGATCTATCGAAAGTCAATCGATCGACGCTCAGTTGAGATGTGTGATCGAGGGCCACAGCTCGTCCCAGGTCCGGGTCAGGCCCTGGCACAGCCAGACCGTGCCGCCGTGCTCGCGGTTGCGGATGCCGAGGGAGTTGTGGACGGTGGCCACCTGGCGCAGCTCGGTGCACGCGGTGCGCGCCCAGACCGGGGCGTCCGGGAACTTGGCCGGCTGCACCAGGATCGCGTCCCGCGCGGTGGCGGGCGGGCGTTCCCAGGCCGCGTAGCCCCGGTATCCACTGTGGACACTGGGCAGGCCGTGCGCGGGCCCGTAGCGTTGCAGGGCCGCCGCTTCCCCGAAGTTCTCGGTGACGATCGTGGTGCGCGCCCGCTCGGCCGGGGACAGGTTCCGGTACACCCCGGCGACCGTGCTCGTGAGCTCCGGCCAGCCGAACTGCTCGGTGGCCAGACCGTTCAGCTGGAGCACTGGTACGCGGTCCAGCAGGTGCACCGGGACCAGCGGCAGCGCCACCGGCAGGATGAACAGCGCGGACAGCGTGCCCGCCGCGGTGGCCACCACCGCCCGGCCCCGGGACCGGCCGAGCCAGCCGTCCACCACCAGCGCGCCCGCGGCCAGCAGCGGCGGGTAGGCGTCGAAGAGGTACAGCGGCGAGCCGCCCGCGACCAGCAGCGCGGCCGCGAGCACCAGGTAGGCCACGCCGAACAAGCGCAGGTCCGGGGTGCGCAGCAGCCGGACCAGGCCGCCCACCCACAGCGGGACCAGCAGCGGGCCGACCACCAGCGCCTGCATGGCCACGAACGCCACCCCGCCCGCGCTGCCCTCACTGAGGATCTGGGCCATGCGCAGCTGCGGCAGCCCGTTGGACACCTGCCACACCAGGTTCGGCAGCCAGACCAGCACGGCCAGCCCGGCCCCGGCCCACAGCCACGGGCTGCGCAGCAGCGCCCTCGGGCCGGTGGCCAGGATGCCGACCAGCAGCGCGGCGACCAGGGCGCCGATGAGGTACTTGTTGTGCAGCGCGACCCCGAGCACGCCACCGGCGGCCAGCAGCAGGCGCGGGTCGGCACCGCGCACGACCTTGACCAGCAGCCACACCAGCGCGGCACTGAAGGTCAGGTCGAAGGTGGTGGTGTGCAGCATGTGCCCGGGCACCAGCACCGCGCCGGACAGGCCGGTGGCGACGGCGGCCAGCACCTGCGCGCGCCGGGTGCCGCCGAGCTCGCGGGCGGTCAGCGCGACGAGCAACACGGTCAGCCCGGCGGCGAGCGCGGCGGGCAGGCGCAGCGCGGTCAGGGAGTCGGGGAAGAGCAGGGCCATCAGGCGCGCGACCATCGGGGTGAACGAGGGCTGGTCCGGGTAGCCCCACGCCGGGTGCGCGCCCGCGGCCTCGAAGTACAGCTCGTCGCGGTGCGGGCCGTACTCCCCGCTGACCAGCACGAGCAGCAGCGCCACCGCCGCCGAGGTGAGCAGCGCGCCCCGGGCCAGGGCGGGGCGGGTGGAGGTGTCCGGGATCATGCCCGCAAGCGTGCCGAGCGCGCGGGTCCGCAGACCATGGGTCTGCGCCCCGAGCGCCGGTGGTGCCAGGTCTACCTCAGCGGTTCACCGCCGCCCGCCAGGAAGCGGTGCACCCACAGGGTGGCCGCGCCCAGCGCGATCGCGTCCGGGCCCAGCTCGCAGGTGGCGATCGTGGTGCCGTCGAACGGGTGGTCCAGCGCGTAGGCGCGGGCGGTGTCGCGGATGAGCGGCAGGTGCTGCTCGGCCAGCAGCAGCCCGGCCCAGCCGCCGAGCAGGATGCGCTCGGGGTTGAACAGGTTGACCAGGTTCGCGATGCCCGCGCCGAGGTAGCGCGCGCTCTGCTCGACCAGCGCGCGGGCGGCCGGGTCCGGGTCGGCGAACGCGGCGCGCAGCGCGGCCTCCTCCGCCAGCAGCGGGCCGGTGTCCCCGCGCAGCGCGCGGTACCGGGCGACCATGGCCTCCGCCCCGGCGAAGACCTCCAGGCAGCCGCGGGAACCGCAGCGGCAGGGCGGGCCGTCCAGGGCCAGCGTGGTGTGGCCCCACTCCCCCGCGCTGCGGTGCGCGCCGCGGAAGGAGGTGCCGTCCACGATGACGCCCGCGCCGACGCCGGAGCCGATCAGCGCGATCACCGCGTGCCGCGCGCCCCGGCCCGCGCCGAACCACATCTCGGCCTGGCCCATGGTGTTGGCGCCGTTGTCGATGTGCAGCGGCAGGTCGGTCTCCTTGCGCAGCAACGCCTCCAGCGGGACGCGCCGCCAGGCCGGGGTGTGCCCGTGCACGAGCAGCTCCCCCGCCCCGCCCTGTTCGACCACACCGGGCACCCCGACGCCGATGCCCAGCACGGTGCCCGGGTCGACGCCGGCGAGCACCTCGTCCAGGCCCGCGCGCACGTGCTTGGCCACCAGGTCGGGCTCGATCTCCTCCGGCGCCAGCGGCAGCGTGGCCTCCGCGCGCACCGCCAGGGTGAGGTCGAAGGCCTTGACCCGCACCCAGGTCTCGGCCACCTCGACGCCGACCACCGTGGCATACCGGGCATTCACCCGGACCAGGCTGCGCGGGCGGCCGCCGTCGGAGTCGACCTGGCCCGCCTCGCACAGCACGTCCTCGGCCAGCAGCGCGGACACCACGTTGCTCACCGAGGCCTGGCTCAGCCCGGTCGCGGTGGCGAGATCCTGACGGCTGCGCGCGCCGTCGAAGTACAGTCGACGCAGCACAGCGGCCCTGTTCGCGCGGCGCAGGTCGTGCACGGTCTGGTTGGTTCTGCCCACCCGGTCCTCCCGACTCCTTGACGGGATTATCCGTCGGCCAGTTAAATCACATCTTGAAAAAAGGTGTGATGCCAGTCGCCGCCCTCGCACCACACACCGGACCCGTCCCCTCACCGCCGTGGGGCTCGCTCTGTGTGAGGTAACCGCATGCGCACTGCTCCGTCCTGGTCAGCAGCGGCTTTGGGGCTGCTGATGACCGCCTTGTCCGTCATCGCCTTGCCTTCGCCGACAGCCTCGGCGGCCGGTGAGTCGGTGGACATCTGGCTCACCACGACCACCGCGGCCAACAAGGGCCGCACCGTCACCCGGGGCCTGCAGCAGCAGTCGCCGGTGCGGTTCCAGTCCGGCACCGGCAGCGGTGGCACCACGATCACCGTGAACGAGGGCCGGACCTACCAGGAGTTCGAGGGCGCGGGCGCGTCCATGACCGACTCCGCCGCGTGGCTGCTGAACAGCAGCGGGGCCATCTCCGCCGCCACCCGCGAGGCCACCATGCGGAAGCTGTTCTCGCCGACCGAGGGCATCGGACTGTCCTTCCTGCGCAACCCGATGGGCGCCTCGGACCTGGCGCGCTTCGACTACAACTTCGACAACACCTGCTGCGACGTCAACGACTTCACCATCGGTCCGGACCTGGCGGACGTGCTGCCGCTGACCCGCCAGGCCAAGCAGCTCAACCCGGCACTGAAGGTCATGGCCTCGCCGTGGAGCGCGCCGGGCTGGATGAAGGACAACAACCACATGCACCAGGGGTGGTTGAAGGCCGAGCACTACGCCACCTTCGGCCAGTACTTCGCCAAGTACGTGCAGGCCTACCAGTCGCGCGGCGTGCCGATCGACTACGTGTCGGTGCAGAACGAGCCGACCTGCTGCCCCGGCTACCCGTCGATGCAGTGGAACCCGGCCGGGCTGATCTACTTCACCAAGAACGGCCTGTGGCCCGCCTTCCGCGCGGCCGGGATCACCAACACCAAGACCCTGGTGCTGGACTGGAACTGGGACAAGTGGGCCGAGTGGGGCGCCCCGCAGGTCAACGACCCGGCCATCCGCAACGACCCGCTCTTCGGCGGCGTGGCCTGGCACGGCTACGGCGGAAGCCCGGGCACGCAGTCCGACGTGCAGAACCAGTACCCGGGGATCAAGCAGTACCTGACCGAGCACTCGGGCGGTGAGTGGATCAACGACCAGCACCGCGAGGACATGATCCAGGACATCATCGAGCCGACCCGCAACCACGCGCGCAGCGTGGTGAAGTGGAGCCTCGGGCTGGACCAGGCGCAGGGTCCGCACAACGGCGGCTGCGGCACGTGCACCGGGCTGATCACCGTCCACAATGGAGGACCTCGGGCCGGTCAGGTCGACTACACCATCGAGTACTACAACATGGGGCACCTGACGAAGTTCGTGCGGCCGGGCGCGGTCCGCGTGGACACCAACAACACGGCCGCGGTCAGCAACGTGGCCTGGCGCAACCCGGACGGCTCGAAGGCGCTCATCGCGTACAACACCAGTGGTGCCAACCAGAACGTGCGGGTGAACTGGGGCGGCCAGTCCTTCACCTACGACCTGCCCGCGCGCACCACGGCCACCTTCACCTGGAGCGGCCAGCCCGGGACCACCCCCGGGGCCAAGCCGATCACCGGCCTGGGCGGCAAGTGCCTGGACGTCACCGACAACTCCACCGCCAACGGCGCCCTGGCACAGATCTGGGACTGCGTCGGCGGGGCCGCGAACCAGCAGTGGACCGTACAGGCCGACGGCACGATCCGCTCGGCCCTGGCCGGGAAGTGCCTGGACGTGAGCGGCAACTCCACCGCCAACGGCGCGCCCGTGCACCTGTGGGACTGCTTCGGGGCACCGAACCAGCTGTGGCAGGTGCAGGCGAACCGGACGATCCGGAACCCGCAGTCGAACAGGTGCCTGGACGTGGTCGGCAACAACGCGGCGAACGGCACGAAGCTCCAGATCTGGGACTGCGCCGGAGGTGGGAACCAGCAGTGGGTGGTGTGAGGTTCGCACGCGCCTGACCAATGTGTGGGCCCCTTCTCGGATCGGCGGGGAGGGGCCCATCGTCGTTCTCACCGGATACGGAGATTGGCGGGGTGAATGTTGCCGCTCGCCCTGGCAATTATTGCAACCGTCGGCATGCGCTGGGGGGCGACTGTGTGTGTACGGGTAAGCGCGGGGGGCAGCGTGCGATGGGTGGCCGACAGGTTGACATCGACTTCGGGGGCGGGAACCGGTTCCGGGTCGAGGTGTCCGAGCTGCTGCGGATGAAGGCCGGGTTCGAGGAAGTCCTGACGATGATCAAGGAGGCGAACCAGATCGCGCTTGATGCCAGTCATGACAAGGTCCCGACTCGACTCCCGCCAAGGTGGCGCTCCTCCTCACCCTGGACAACACCTCAGGCGGGATCGAAGGGCTGTTCAACCGCACCACGAACTTCGCGGTGTTCGAGCGAATCTCCGCCGCAGGTCAGCCCGGGGCCATCGCACTTCCCGACGACGGCCGGAAGGACGATGACTGCGCCATCGCGGTCGGACTGGCCAAGGACATCCTCCTGCACGTGTCGGTCCGGATCGGCATCATCGGTGGTGCCCCGGCGGACCGGTCCAACCCCTGCCCCCGCGCCAACAAGGTGGCTGAGCTGGCGATCGCGACCCTGACGGCCGGTTAGCCTGGCGGTGGTGGCCAGACCGCGTGTTCGCACTGCACGGGGTGACTGTTACAGCCTGTGTCATTTCCCATAGGGTCGTGCGTTCTCGCTGGTGATGACCGAACATCTACGCGCCGACGGTCCGGGCCCGGCGGTACTCCCTGGGGTTCACCCCCGCAGTTCCACCCGATTTTGGGGGCTCATCACCGTGACTCGCCTTCGTGCGGGCAAGGCTGTCAGCCTGCTCGCCTTCACCGCGGCCGCCGGTCTGCTGACCAGTGTGCCCGCGCACGCCATCGCCGGGGGGCAGGGTGCCGCCGACGGCGCCTACGCGTTCTCCGCCAAGATCGAGGTCGGGGACAGCGTCCGCTCGTGCAGCGGCGCGCTGGTCGCCCCGGACTGGGTGCTGACCGCCAAGTCCTGCTTCCCGGAGAACGCCCAGGGCGGGGTGCCCGCCGTGAGCACCAAGGTCACCGTGGGGCGCACCGCGCTGTCCGGGTCCGCGGGCAAGGTCGTGGCCGCGGCCGGGCTGGTGCTGCGCGAGGACCGCAACCTGGCCCTGGTGCGCCTGGCCTCCCCCGTCACCGACATCGCCCCCGTCGCCCTCGCGAGGACCGCGCCCGCCGCCGGTGACCCGCTGCGCGTGGCGGGGTACGGCCGCACCGCCACCGAGTGGGTGCCCGACCGCCTGCAGACCGGTACCGCCACGGTGACCGCCGCCGCCGAGGGCACGCTGACCGTGCTGGGCGACGGCACGGTCTCGGTCTGCCGCGGCGACTCCGGTGGCCCGGCCTTCCGCGAGGTGGGCGGCCGCGCCGAGCTGGTGGGCGTGCACGCCGCGTCCTGGCAGGGCGGCTGCGTGGGCGAGACGCAGACCCGCCGCGAGGTCACCGAGGCCCGCGTGGACAACATCGGCGGCTGGCTCGAGGCCCAGCTGCTCGGCCTGACCGCCGCGCCGCGCAACGTCCACGGGATCAACGTGTCCTGGCTGGCCTTCCCCGGCGCCACCGGCTACAAGGTCTACGGCGCGCGGAGCCAGGACGTGGCGCTGACCCCGGCGAACCTGCTGGGCACCGTGACCGGGCTCAGGTTCGAGCACACCGCCCTGGCCCCGAGGACGGCCTGGTACTACCGCGTGGTCCCGGTGACCGCCAACGGCGACGCCTCGGCCTCCCTGGTCGCCACCGCCACCACCAAGCTGCCGCTGACCAGCGACTTCAACGGTGACGGCCGCGACGACGTGTCCGCGCTGTACGACTACTGGAACTACGACACCGCGACCTTCACCTTCGACGGCACCGAGGCGGGGCTGGCCAAGCCGGTCCAGAAGTGGCGCACCGGGGCGAACCAGTGGGACATCAACCGCGGCAAGTACCTCAACGGCGACTTCAACGGTGACGGCTACGCCGACCTGGGCCTGTTCTACGGCTACGACGACGCCAACACCGTGCTGTGGGTGCGCTACGGCTCCGCCGAGGGCCTGAAGGACGCCCGCAAGGTCTGGGAGTCCGGCGGCGGCCAGTGGGAGCAGCACCGCGCGCAGTACGTGGCCGGTGACTTCGACGGCGACGGCAAGACCGACATCGCGGGCCTGTACGGCTACGAAGGCGGCCGCACCTCGGCGTTCCTGTTCTACGGCACCGCGGACGGCGTGCGTGGCCCGGCCGAGAAGTGGAACTCCGGCGAGGGCAACTGGGAGCGCACCTCCAGCACGTTCCTGGCCGGTGACTTCAACGGTGACGGCCGCGCGGACCTGGCCGGGGTCTACAACTACGGCGGCGGCAGCATGGCCAACTTCATCTTCTACAGCTCCGACAGCGGGCTGGCGGGGCCGAAGCGGGAGTGGTCGGCCACCGGGTGGTGGGCCGAGCGCGTCAACTGGTTCGCCGGAGACTTCGACGGGGACGGGCGCGACGACGTCACCGCGATCTACGGCTACGACAACAGCCAGATCAAGCAGTTCCTGTGGAAGGGCGGCGCGAACGGCCTGCAGGCGGGCTACGTCAACCACGACTCCGGCGTCGGCCAGTGGACCTGGACGAGCAGCCGCTGGGTGGTCGGCGACTACAACGGCGACGGCCGCACCGACCTGATCGGCTTCTACAACTACGGTGACGCCACCACCACCGCCTGGCTGTACCGCAGCGGCGTGGGCGGTGCCCCGGCGCAGCAGAAGCCCATCGACGCCTGGAGCTCCGGTCGGGGCAACTGGGAGTGGAACCAGGGGCGTTACGTGTACCTGGGCCAGTAGGACCACCTGCCCGAGGGCCCCGGACCAGCGCGGTCCGGAGCCCTCGGACTGTCCGGGGGCTCAGGCGCCGAGCAGGGCCGAGCCGAAGCGGGCGAAGACGAACACGACCACCAGGGCGAGCCAGGTGAAGGTGATCAGCCAGGCGAACCGGGTCAGACCGGTCAGCGGCCGACCGAACGACCCGCGCTCGGCGTTGTGCAGCGTGGTGTAGACGAAGATCGGGATCATCACGGCCCACACGACCATGCAGTACGGGCACAGCGCGCGGATCTCGTAGACGCTCTGGAAGATCAGCCAGTGCACGAAGACCACGCCGAGCGTGGCCCCGAGCTGGAGGCCCAGCCAGAACCACGTGCGGTAGGCGGCCCCGGCGAGCAGGCCGAACCCGGCGGCGGTGACGATGCCGAACCCGGCGATGCCCAGCAGCGGGTTCGGGAAGCCGAACAGCGCGGCCTGCGGGGTCTCCATCACCGTGCCGCAGCTGAGCACGGAGTTGAACGTGCAGGACGGGATGTAGTTCGGGTTGAGCAGCAGCTCGAACTTCTCCACGGTGAGCACAAACGCGGCGAGCAGGCCGACCAGGCCGCCGACCGCCAGCAGCCAGGCCGTCGACCGGGACAGCCGCAACCCCTCGTGCTCCGGCTCGACGGCCGTGTCCTCCACAACGTCACTGCTGGTCATAGCGCATCCGATCGACAACGGGGCGGGCTGACACCACGGTAGGCGGTGCACGCGGGTGCGCGCACCGCCATGCCGATCAGAGCACCCATGAGGTGACGGTGTGGTTAAGCACGGGCCATTCGGTTTTCAGTTAACACTCGGGGTCGCAGCAGGAGTCCTTCCGCATGGCCAGGGTGACCTGGTGCCAGTGCTCGTGATCCTGCGCCGACGCGGCCAGGGCGCTCGCCCCGGTCTGGAACTCCTCCACCAGGTCGGCGGTGGTGTGGTGCACACCCCCGCGCAGCACACCCGAGGTGCGGACCAGCGAGCTGAAGTCGGTGAACGGGTCACCGTCCACAATGGTCACGTCCGCGACCTTGCCGACCTCCAGGGTGCCCAGGTCCCGGTCCTGGCCGAAGACCCTCGCGGGCAGCGAGGTGACCGTGCGCAGGGCCTGGGCCGGGGTGAAGCCGTTGCGGTGCAGTGCGCGCAGGCCCAGGTGCAGGTGCAGGCCGACCGCGACCAGCGGCTGGTCGGTGCCCAGGGCCACCAGACCGCCCGCGGCCAGGACGCGCTGGTAGACCTCGACCTCGGTGGCCAGGGTGGCCAGCTGGGCCGGGGTGGGCGGGACCTTGGCGGCGGCCTTGGCCGCGGCCGCGTCCCAGGGCGGCATCATCGCGGTGACCCGGGGGTCCTCGGCCAGGGCGGCGTCCGCGCCGAGCAGCGGGGCCGCGGTGAACGGGGTGGCGATGAGGTGGAAGCGGTCACCCTTGGCGTAGATCTCCACCAGGTCCTGGTAGGCGCGGCCGGTGGCCGAGGTGGCGTGGCCGAACTCCAGGCGCTGGGTGGCCTGGAGGTGCGTGGTCAGGTCCTGGTTGAGCTGCACGCCCGGGGAGCACAGGTGACTGCCGCTGCGCACGCCGAGGCGCTCGTGCGCGAAGGCCGCCGCCTCGGCCATCAGCCAGCCCGGGGCGCGGACGTAGGTCTTGACGAAGTCCCAGTCCAGCGCGGCGGCCCGGTCCAGGGAGCGGCGCAGGCCCTCGCGGGTGCGGTGCGCGCGGCCCATGCTGTAGGCCACGCGCGAGCCGTCCAGCAGCTCGCCGGTGGCGAGCAGGCGCGGACCGGCCAGGGCACCGGCCGCCACGGCCTCGCGGATGCGGGCCTGTTCATAGGCGAAGCCGCCGAAGGAGACCGCGGTGGTGATGCCGTAGGCCAGCTGGGTCGCGGTCTGGCGGCCGCCGTAGGTGTACTGCCAGGGGTGGGTGTGCGCGTCCCACAGGCCCGGCAGCACGGTCTGCCCGCTGGCGTCGACGCGCCTGGCGGCCGGACGGCCCGCGCGGTGCGGGGCCACCTCGGTGATGCGGCCACCCCGCAGGACCAGGTCGACGTCCTGGCGGACCTCGTCGCCGGTACCGGCCCAGAAGCGGCCCGCGTGCACCACGGTGTCCTCGGGGCGGGGGCGGCGGTAGTCCAGGGGCGCGCGCACGGTGCGGGCCCGGCCGCCGTCGACGCCGACCAGGCGGAGCTTCCCGGCGGAGAGGTAGAGCACGGTCTGGCCGTCGCCGGAGAAGGACGGGTGGTCGGCGGCCTCCCGGGTGAGCTGGCGCGCGGCGCCCGCCGGGGTGCCGTCGGGCTTGACCGGCACCAGCCACAGCGCGGACTCCACGACCACCGCGAAGTGCCTGCCGTCCGGGGACCACACCGGGCCGGAGTCGTAGCGGTCGGCGATCGAGGTGTGCGCGGCGACCTGGTGCAGCCGGGCGGTGCCGGTGGCGACCTCGACCACGCGGATGAGGTTGTAGCCCTCGCGGAAGCGGCCGTTGAGGCGGTTGCGGTCGCAGTAGGCCAGGTACCTCCCGTCCGGCGACCAGCTGGGCCGTCCGGGCAGGCCACCGCCGCCCAGGGGCGCGGCCAGCACCTTCTCCGTGCCCGCCTTCAGGTCGCGGACCACCAGGTTGCCCGCCATATCGATCGCGGCGAGGGCACCCCCGTCCGGGGAGAGGGCCGGGTGCACGCGGCCGCCGCCCGCCAGCACGGTGTCCGCGCCGGTGGCCAGGTCGAGCCTGCGGGCGGTGAGCAGGCCCTCGCGGTCGTCGCTGAACACCAGCGACCCGCCGTCGGCGGTCCAGGTCGGACCGAGCACGTACCGGGTCGGCGGCACGGTCAGCACCTTGCGCGGGGTGCCGCCCTCGGCCGCGACCACCCACAGCGAGTTCAGGGCGGCGAAGGCGATGCGCTTGCCGTCCGGGGACAGGCTGGGCAGGTGCACCGACCGCACGTCGCGCACGCCGTCGCCGACCAGGTCGTAGCGCTTGTCGCGGTAGCGCGGGCGGTCCAGCGGCAGCGTCGCGGTGAACGCGATGGGTGCCAGCGTGGCGGGCGCCGCCGGGTTGACCAGCGTGAACCTGCCGGAGACGGTGAGCAGCAGCTTGTCGCCGTGCCAGCGCGGCGGCACCGGCGCCACGTCGCCGTCGATGGCGACCGGCTGGCCGCCGACCACGAGCGTGCAGCTGGCCGAGGGCGCGCCGGTGGTGCGCAGGTAGGCCAGGCGGCCGTCGGCGTGCACCGCCGGGGTCATCACCTGGGCCGCGCTGCCGTCGGTGTGCACGACGGTGACCGCGCCGGAGCCGTCGGCGGCCACCGAGGCGACGGTCTTGGCGCTGAGCGCGCCGGAGGCGAAGGCGCCGCGCACGAACAGCACGCGCTTGCCGTCCGGGGCGAACACCGGGTCGAAGTCCTCCCAGGCGGCGTCCTGGAGCGGGCCCTGCTGGCCGGGCAGGCCGGTGAGCTGCGCCAGCCCGCCGTCGCGCAGGTCGAGTACCCAGATCCGGTACGGGCTGCCGTTGACGGGGTGGCCCGCGCGTTCGGAGGCGAAGACCACGCGGGTGCCGTCCGGGGAGAAGCTGGGGGCGCGGTCGTCCCACGGGCCGTCGGTGAGCTGGCGCAGGCCGGTGCCGTCCGGGCGCAGCGACCACAGGTGGAAGCCGCCGCCCCGGTAGGCGCAGACCACGAGCTGGGTGCCGTCCGGGGAGAACACCGGCCGGTTGGGCTCCAGGTCCGCCGGGGTGAGCGCGATGGCCTTGCCACCGCCGCCCGGGATCGACCAGAGCACGTTCTGCACCTCGGCGACCAGGGTCTTGCCACCCGGGTCG
Proteins encoded in this region:
- a CDS encoding ROK family transcriptional regulator; the encoded protein is MGRTNQTVHDLRRANRAAVLRRLYFDGARSRQDLATATGLSQASVSNVVSALLAEDVLCEAGQVDSDGGRPRSLVRVNARYATVVGVEVAETWVRVKAFDLTLAVRAEATLPLAPEEIEPDLVAKHVRAGLDEVLAGVDPGTVLGIGVGVPGVVEQGGAGELLVHGHTPAWRRVPLEALLRKETDLPLHIDNGANTMGQAEMWFGAGRGARHAVIALIGSGVGAGVIVDGTSFRGAHRSAGEWGHTTLALDGPPCRCGSRGCLEVFAGAEAMVARYRALRGDTGPLLAEEAALRAAFADPDPAARALVEQSARYLGAGIANLVNLFNPERILLGGWAGLLLAEQHLPLIRDTARAYALDHPFDGTTIATCELGPDAIALGAATLWVHRFLAGGGEPLR
- a CDS encoding trypsin-like serine protease — protein: MTRLRAGKAVSLLAFTAAAGLLTSVPAHAIAGGQGAADGAYAFSAKIEVGDSVRSCSGALVAPDWVLTAKSCFPENAQGGVPAVSTKVTVGRTALSGSAGKVVAAAGLVLREDRNLALVRLASPVTDIAPVALARTAPAAGDPLRVAGYGRTATEWVPDRLQTGTATVTAAAEGTLTVLGDGTVSVCRGDSGGPAFREVGGRAELVGVHAASWQGGCVGETQTRREVTEARVDNIGGWLEAQLLGLTAAPRNVHGINVSWLAFPGATGYKVYGARSQDVALTPANLLGTVTGLRFEHTALAPRTAWYYRVVPVTANGDASASLVATATTKLPLTSDFNGDGRDDVSALYDYWNYDTATFTFDGTEAGLAKPVQKWRTGANQWDINRGKYLNGDFNGDGYADLGLFYGYDDANTVLWVRYGSAEGLKDARKVWESGGGQWEQHRAQYVAGDFDGDGKTDIAGLYGYEGGRTSAFLFYGTADGVRGPAEKWNSGEGNWERTSSTFLAGDFNGDGRADLAGVYNYGGGSMANFIFYSSDSGLAGPKREWSATGWWAERVNWFAGDFDGDGRDDVTAIYGYDNSQIKQFLWKGGANGLQAGYVNHDSGVGQWTWTSSRWVVGDYNGDGRTDLIGFYNYGDATTTAWLYRSGVGGAPAQQKPIDAWSSGRGNWEWNQGRYVYLGQ
- a CDS encoding vitamin K epoxide reductase family protein, with amino-acid sequence MTSSDVVEDTAVEPEHEGLRLSRSTAWLLAVGGLVGLLAAFVLTVEKFELLLNPNYIPSCTFNSVLSCGTVMETPQAALFGFPNPLLGIAGFGIVTAAGFGLLAGAAYRTWFWLGLQLGATLGVVFVHWLIFQSVYEIRALCPYCMVVWAVMIPIFVYTTLHNAERGSFGRPLTGLTRFAWLITFTWLALVVVFVFARFGSALLGA
- a CDS encoding glycosyltransferase family 39 protein, with amino-acid sequence MIPDTSTRPALARGALLTSAAVALLLVLVSGEYGPHRDELYFEAAGAHPAWGYPDQPSFTPMVARLMALLFPDSLTALRLPAALAAGLTVLLVALTARELGGTRRAQVLAAVATGLSGAVLVPGHMLHTTTFDLTFSAALVWLLVKVVRGADPRLLLAAGGVLGVALHNKYLIGALVAALLVGILATGPRALLRSPWLWAGAGLAVLVWLPNLVWQVSNGLPQLRMAQILSEGSAGGVAFVAMQALVVGPLLVPLWVGGLVRLLRTPDLRLFGVAYLVLAAALLVAGGSPLYLFDAYPPLLAAGALVVDGWLGRSRGRAVVATAAGTLSALFILPVALPLVPVHLLDRVPVLQLNGLATEQFGWPELTSTVAGVYRNLSPAERARTTIVTENFGEAAALQRYGPAHGLPSVHSGYRGYAAWERPPATARDAILVQPAKFPDAPVWARTACTELRQVATVHNSLGIRNREHGGTVWLCQGLTRTWDELWPSITHLN
- a CDS encoding ricin-type beta-trefoil lectin domain protein — translated: MRTAPSWSAAALGLLMTALSVIALPSPTASAAGESVDIWLTTTTAANKGRTVTRGLQQQSPVRFQSGTGSGGTTITVNEGRTYQEFEGAGASMTDSAAWLLNSSGAISAATREATMRKLFSPTEGIGLSFLRNPMGASDLARFDYNFDNTCCDVNDFTIGPDLADVLPLTRQAKQLNPALKVMASPWSAPGWMKDNNHMHQGWLKAEHYATFGQYFAKYVQAYQSRGVPIDYVSVQNEPTCCPGYPSMQWNPAGLIYFTKNGLWPAFRAAGITNTKTLVLDWNWDKWAEWGAPQVNDPAIRNDPLFGGVAWHGYGGSPGTQSDVQNQYPGIKQYLTEHSGGEWINDQHREDMIQDIIEPTRNHARSVVKWSLGLDQAQGPHNGGCGTCTGLITVHNGGPRAGQVDYTIEYYNMGHLTKFVRPGAVRVDTNNTAAVSNVAWRNPDGSKALIAYNTSGANQNVRVNWGGQSFTYDLPARTTATFTWSGQPGTTPGAKPITGLGGKCLDVTDNSTANGALAQIWDCVGGAANQQWTVQADGTIRSALAGKCLDVSGNSTANGAPVHLWDCFGAPNQLWQVQANRTIRNPQSNRCLDVVGNNAANGTKLQIWDCAGGGNQQWVV
- a CDS encoding DUF3558 family protein; this encodes MALLLTLDNTSGGIEGLFNRTTNFAVFERISAAGQPGAIALPDDGRKDDDCAIAVGLAKDILLHVSVRIGIIGGAPADRSNPCPRANKVAELAIATLTAG
- a CDS encoding DUF2975 domain-containing protein — encoded protein: MFTVQRVILPLRVFLVALFGILLVLQTLSFPGQFAHMAETQPEQAYLRWPLTALAVFCLLCAEATVVATWKLLTLVKKDRIFTEGSMIWVDLIVWALSAVWLVLVGFFVTVVINADDPGMPMVLLLLTTALTVFILVVMILRALLGQATQLRSDLDEVI